In one Nicotiana tomentosiformis chromosome 6, ASM39032v3, whole genome shotgun sequence genomic region, the following are encoded:
- the LOC104109107 gene encoding uncharacterized protein, which produces MKVHPIPIRKRNITLRNDIVLSAFSQKKLRRLPHIFAKVLELPFHSDADVSIQETSDSFRFVIPTDADDVGLGRNIAAHIVEIYPGVTKIVVRGDNVFDTSLSLSGLEPDLWRFRLPAETSPELATAAFSDGELVVTVPKGSDDDGGGDDGDIGGAGRLVLHCGSIYKLIFPILLLTHHVAGFVTTSSDFLKDLIEQNSAAYWLQISTRYFKIPG; this is translated from the exons ATGAAGGTTCATCCAATACCAATAAGGAAACGCAACATCACGCTGCGGAACGACATCGTATTATCAGCTTTCTCTCAAAAGAAGCTCCGGCGACTCCCCCATATCTTCGCGAAGGTTCTGGAACTTCCGTTCCATTCCGATGCCGACGTGTCAATCCAAGAAACCTCCGATTCGTTCCGTTTCGTTATCCCAACTGATGCTGATGATGTGGGCTTGGGCCGTAATATTGCGGCTCACATAGTCGAGATCTATCCGGGTGTTACTAAGATTGTTGTCCGAGGTGATAATGTTTTTGATACTTCGTTGTCTTTGTCTGGATTGGAGCCCGACTTATGGCGGTTTCGGCTTCCGGCAGAAACTTCGCCGGAGCTGGCTACCGCCGCTTTTAGTGACGGCGAGCTGGTGGTGACGGTGCCCAAAGGGTCGGATGACGACGGTGGCGGAGACGATGGTGATATAGGTGGAGCTGGTCGTCTTGTTCTT CACTGTGGCTCCATATATAAGTTGATTTTTCCAATTCTTTTGCTGACTCATCATGTGGCTGGTTTCGTAACTACATCTTCTGATTTTCTCAAGGATCTTATAGAGCAAAAT TCAGCAGCCTACTGGTTGCAGATATCAACGCGTTACTTCAAAATCCCTGGTTAA